GGGGTGGAACCGGGCGCCACCCACCTCCTCGTCACCCGCCCTGAGGCGCGCCGCGCGATGAACGCCATCACGCCTGAAACCTTCGCCCTTGCCTGCGATCTGAACCGCCCTGCCACCATGACGGCGCTGCTCGAGCGCGACCCCGCCGCCACCACCGCGCTCGTCGCCGCCGGCGCGCTCACCCCTGTCCCGGAGCTCCTCTAATGCCCCTGTTCGACCGCTTCCGCCGCCTCGCCGAGCGCCCCCTCGTCTCCGACCTTGTCCTGCTCGCCGCCCGCCTCGGCCTCGCTGCCATCTTCTGGCAGTCGGGCCGCACCAAGGTCGAGGAGGGCAGCCTGTTCACGATCAGCGACACCACCTATTTCCTCTTCGCCAACGACTATGCCGGCGTGCCTTTTCTCCCGCCCGCCATCGCCGCATTACTGGCGACCGCCGCCGAGCATCTCTTCCCCATCCTCCTCGCGCTGGGTCTGACCACCCGTCTCGCCGCCGCCGGGCTGCTCGGCATGACGCTGGTCATCCAGCTGTTCGTCTATCCGCAGGCCTTCTTCGTCCCGCACCTTGGCTGGATCGCGCTGAGTCTTGTTCTCCTCACGCAGGGACCGGGACGCCTCAGCACTGATTTCCTGCTAGGTAGACGGGCATGAGCCGTCTTGGCGATCACGACCTGCGCACCCTGATGCGCGCCGCACAGGCCGGCGACCGCGCCGCCTATCGCAGTGCGCTCGCGGCGCTCGCCGACTGGTTGCGCGGCTATTTCGCCCACCGCATCGCGCCCGGACAGGTCGACGATCTCGTCCAGGAAGTGCTCATCGCGGTCCATGCCAAGCGTGCCACCTACGACCCCGACCTGCCCATCTATCCCTGGGTCGCGGCCATCGCCCGCTACCGCTGGATCGACGCCTTGAGAAAGATGGCACGCACGCCCGAGACCGCGCTCGATATCGAGCCGCCCGTCGACAGCGAGGAAGAACCCGTGCTCGCCCGCCTCAGTCTCGATCAGTTGCTGGGCCAATTGCCAACGGCCCAAGGCCAGGCGATCACCCTGACCAAGGTCGAAGGACGCTCGGTCGCCGAAACCGCCACCATCACCGGGCAGAGCGAAAGCGCGGTGAAAGTGAATGTCCATCGCGGCCTCAAGAAACTGGCCGCGCTCGTCGAAAGCCAACCCCTATGAACACCGATTATCTCATCGACCAGCTCAGCGCCGACGCCGCGCCCGTGCGCCCGCTGTCACTGCCCCTCGTCCGCCTCGCGCTTGTCGCCACCGCCTTGGGGACCATCCTCCTCACGCTCGCGTTCTGGGGACCGCGCCCGCAACTCCTCACCGGCACTGCCGATGCCGTCACCCTTCTCCTTGCCGCGCTCCTCGGCCTGCTCGCCATCGCCGCGGGTCTCGCCGCGACGCGGCTCGCCCGCCCTGCCGTGGGCGGCGTCCCCGGAGGCGGGCTGTGGCTGTTCGGCGCGATCCTGCTCTTTCCTGCCATCGCTCTCGTGCAGCAGCTGCTCGGTCATGACGAGGGCGCCCAGTCGTTCCTCGGCATCTATTGCCTCGCCTCCGGCCTCGGCATGAGCCTGTTCACCGCCGCCTTCCTGACCCTCCACCTGCGCCGCGGTGCCCCCGTGCTGCCCGAGCGCGCTGGCCTCCTCGCAGGCATCGCCTCGGGCGCGGTCGGCGCGCTCGCCATTACCTTGGAATGCGGCGGCTCGACCTTCGCGCATCTCGCCCTTTGGCATGTCGCGATCGTTGCGGCCTGGGCGCTGGTCGGGCGGACGCTGCTGGCGCGGCTGATCCGCTGGTAGCAGCCCGACCTGCAACTACTTCCGCGCCGCTTAAGACTTGCCAGTCACGCGGCGCAAAGCTAAGCGCTGGACCTTACCGGGACCCAAGGCACCCATAGCTCAGCTGGATAGAGCGCTGCCCTCCGAAGGCAGAGGCCAGAGGTTCGAATCCTCTTGGGTGCGCCACCGGTCCCGAGCGTTCAGCCACCCTGTGCGCGCCGCGTCGGATGCCTCAACGCCCCAGACGCAATTGTGACAGAATCGGGTCAGCGTGAGCCCGAGGACTGTACAAAATTCGCCTTAAAACGGTTTGATGACGCATTTGTTCCGGGAAAATGCGTGACAATATTGCCGCTCTCCAACTTTTTTTGCGCTGCGACACACGCGGTGAACAGCGCGTTAAATATCCGAAAAGCCTTGGTTTTCCCTCAGTTTTTTAGGCGTCCGAAACCGTCGCCGAGCAAGCCTCCCGACCGCTTCGGGCAATCTCGCCTCATTCTTGTAACAATTGGCGGGTTAAGGGCGCGCAGCACTTCACTTCGTCGAGTGTTTTTTCGCAATTCAACTGCTCATCCTTCAGGGAAACCAACGCAATGAAAAAGATGCTTCTTTGCAGCAGCGCCCTCGTGGCCGTTGCTCTCCCGGGTGTCGCCAGCGCGCAGTCGACCGGCTCGGTCGACTTCGACGATGACGCGATCGTCATCACCGGCACCGCCGAAACCGACGTCGGTGGCGTCGAGATCCCCGACACTCCCAAGGCCAAGCAGGTCCTCGACGAGGAAATCATCCGTCGTCAGCGCCCCGGTCAGTCGGTCAACGACATCGTCAATCTCGTCCCGGGCGTCAGCTTCCAGAACAACGACCCCTGGGGTTCGTCGGGCGGCGGCTTCACCATCCGCGGCTTCACCTCGGATCGCATCTCGCAGACGCTCGACGGCATCCCGCTGAACGATTCGGGTAACTACGCGCTCTACACCAACCAGCAGGTCGACAGCGAAGTCCTCGAAGAGGTCAACGTCAACCTCGGCGTCACCGACGTCGACAGCCCGACCGCCTCGGCCGTCGGTGGCACCATCAACATCCGCACCCGTCGTCCGGCCAAGGACATGGGCTTCACCGGCACCGTCAGCTACGGCAACGTCATCGCCGACGGTTCGAACATGGAGCGTCACTACAACCGCGTGTTCGGCATGGTCGACACCGGCGACATCACCGGCAATGGCCTCACCGCCTTCGTGTCGGGTAGCTACACCTATTATCGTGTTCCGTGGAACGACTATGGCAAGGTGCGCAAGCAGCAGTACAACGCCCGCCTGTTCCAGGAACTGGGCAATGGCGACTTCATCTCGCTGACCGGTCACTACAACCAGAACCGCAACAACTTCGGTGGTTCGGTGCGCTTCAGCGCGCTCCAGAATGCGCTCGAGGCCGGCAACAAGGAATTCCGCTTCACCGCCGACGACGTCGATGGTGACTGCACGATCGCGCCGCCGACCCCCGGCGTCGCCGACTTCTACAGCGACAGCTCGTCCTCGGGCGATTGCGGCTCGGAATTCTCGCGTCGTTACAACCCGTCGAACACCGGCAACATCCGCGGTTCGGCGCTGTTCAACCTGACCGACAAGCTGGTTCTGACGCTCGACCCGAGCTTCCAGTACGTCAAGGCCAACGGTGGCGGCCCCGAAGGTCTCATCGAAGCGCCCTGCTACGTGCGTGACGACGGTCGCTTCCCGTTCTGCTCGACCAGCGACAACGGCAACCAGGCCATCACTGGCGTCATCGGCGGTCGCTACTATCTCGGTCGCGACCTCAATGGCGACGGCGATATCCTCGACACCGTTGCGGGCAACGATCCCAGCCAGACGCGCACCTATCGCTACGCGCTGATCTCGGGCCTCGCCTATGATATCAACGACGATCACCGCATCCGTTTCGCCTACACGTTCGATTTCTCGGACCACCGTCAGACCGGCCAGGTTGCGCTGATGGACCAGTTCGGCGAACCGCTCGACGTGTTCCCGGTGAACATTGCGCTCGAAACCGTCGATGGGTTCGAACTCAACAAGCGTAACCGTCAGTCCTATGCGATCCTCAACCAGTTCTCGACCGAATATCGCGGTCGTTACCTGAATGATGATCTCACGCTGGTCGCCGGTCTTCGCCTGCCGTTCTTCACGCGTGAACTCGACAACCGCTGCTACTCGACCACGGGTGACGCGGGCGACGCCTTCGTCGACTGCGTCGGCTATGACGCTGGTCAGGACGTGAGCGACTTCATCGACGCGCGTCCGTACGAAATCGACCCAGTGACGGGCGAAGTGTCGGGCATCGCCCCGCCGCAGGAGCGCACGCTCGAGTATAACGAGCTGCTTCCCAACGTCGGCTTCACCTATGCCTTTGGCGACGCGTCGGTCTTCGGCAACTATGCCCGCGGCCTCTCGGTCCCGAGCACCGACACGCTCTATGCGGCGCTGTACTATCCGGAAGGCGACGTTCGCGCCGAACCGGCTCCGGAAACCACCGACAGCTTCGACGGCGGTCTTCGTTTCCAGAACCGCAACGTGCAGGCTCAGATCGCTGGCTACTACACCAAGTACAACAACCGCCTCGCGGTCAGCTACGATCCGGAACTCGACGAGTCGATCACGCGCAACCTCGGCCCGGTCAACAAGTATGGCTTCGATGCGTCGGTGGCCTACAGCGTGACCCCCGACACCCTGCTTTACGTCTTTGGCGGCGTGAACGAGTCGGAAATCACCGAGAACGTGCTCGAGGGTCGCACCTGCGATGCCGACGATGTCACCGATCCGATCTACTTCTGTGACGGTGGTGACGGCGGCGTTCGTTACTTCGCGACCGAAGGCAAGCGTGAAGCCGGTGCCCCGCTGTGGATGATCGGCGGTCGTGTTCAGCAGCGCTTCGGTGCGGTGGAACTCGGTGCGCAGGCCAAGTACACTGGCAAGCGCTTCGCCAATGACGTGAACACCATCGAAGTCGACCCCTATGCGGTCGTCGATCTCGACGCGCGTATCGACCTTGGCTACCTCGGCGACACGCTGGGTGACGCTGCGCTGCAGCTGAACGTCACCAACCTGTTCGACGAAGGCTATCTCGGTTACGTGAGCCCGTCGTTCGACAGCGATCCGTTCTTCATCCAGATCGGTGCGCCGCGTGCGTTCTCGGCCTCGCTGCTCTTCGGCTTCTAAGCCCTAGACAGCATCCGAAAAGAGGAAGGGCGGTGCCGCAAGGCGCCGCCCTTTTTCTATGCTCCCCACCTCAATTGCGCTCCGTCATCCCAGCGAAGGCTGGGATCCATGTCCTTTGGAATTTGGCGAGGCGGCGTTGAACGGGCTCCAGCCTACGCTGGGGGCACTGTTGATACAGGCGACAGAAAGGGCGCCCTGCCGATTGGCGGGGCGCCCTTCTCATTTCAATCTGCCAGAGCTGGCTCAGGCCGTCGGCCAACCCTCGAGGATCTCGACGAAGCGCGACAGCCACGCATTGGTCTGATGCCCATCGACGACGCGATGGTCGATCGTCAGCGTCACATAGGCCATCGGGCGGATGACCATGACGTCCTGCCCGTCGAGTTCGCGCACCACGACGCGCTTTTCCAGCTTGCCGATGCCGAGGATCGCCGCCTGCCCCTGGTGCAGGATGATCGGGCTGGCGAGCAGGCTGCCCGACACGCCATGATTGGAGATGGTGAAGCTGCCGCCCGACACATCTTTCCGATCGAGCTTGCCGTCGCGCGCGCGGCTCGTGAGGTCGCCGAGCTGACGCCCGATCTCCTCGAGGCTCGCGGGCCCGCAATCACGCACCACCGGCACGACGAGTCCTTTGTCGCCAAGCGCCGTGCCGACGCCGATATCAATGCTGTCCGAGATCGCGATGCGATCCTCTTCCCAACGACCGTTGATCGCGGGGGCGACCGCCATCGCTTCGGCGGCGGCCTTCACGATGTAAGCGGTGTAGCTGAGCTTGACGCCCCTCGCCTTCATTGCCGCCTTGTGCGCGGCAATGGCCGAAAAATCGGCTTCGAACAGCGCGGTGACATGGGGCGCGTCGGTGACGGCCCGAACCATATTTTCCGCGATGGTGCGGCGCATCCGGTCGTGCGGGATGTCGGCGCTGTCGAAATGCTCCACGACGCGCGGCTGCGCCGTCTTGGGCGCGCCGACATGGGAGACGGTCGCCGAGGCCACTGCCTTGTCGACATCCTCCAGCGTCACGCGCCCGTCGCGGCCCGTGCCGGTGATGTGCGCGGGGTCGATATCATGCTGCAGCACCGCACGCTTGACCGCAGGCGACAGCCGCGTTTCGCGCAGCACCTCGGCCTTGGCCGTCGCCTTGGGCGCGGGGGCTTCGGCCTTGGGCGTCACTTCGACCTTCGGCTGGACGGCCGTCTCGCTTGCCTCGCCCGCCGGATCGATCCGCGCCAGCAGCGCGCCGGGCTCGGCCTCGGCATCGCTGTCGAGGAGTATTTCGACCAGCACGCCGCTGGTGGGCGCGGGCACTTCCTGCGTCACCTTGTCGGTCTCGAGCTCGACCAGCGGATCATTTTCCTCGACCCGCTCGCCGATCGCCTTCAGCCAGCCGCGCACGACCGCCTTGGTGCCTTCCTGCTCCTCGGGAACCAGCACGTCGATCATGACGACATCCCCCCGTCGTCATTCCAGCGAAGGCTGGGATCCATGTCTTGGAAGGCTAGGCGTAGCGGCATGGCATGGGCCCCAGCCTGCGCTGGGGCGACGGCGGTGTTCATCGTCTAGAACTCCAGCATCTCGGTGATCTTGGCGCGAATGTCCTCGACGGAGGGCACGGCGGCCTCGAGCAATTTGGGGTGATGGGGCGAGGGAATGTCGGGCATGGTCACCCGCTCCACCGGCGCGTCGAGGTCGAGGAAGGCCTCGTCGGCGACCACTGCGGCGATCTCCGCCCCGAAACCGCCCGTGCGCAAATCCTCGTGGACGATCAGGCAGCGGTGGGTCTTGGCGATGCTCTCCAGCACCATCTCCTTATCCCACGGCTGCAGTGTGCGCAGGTCGATGACGTCGGCGCTCACATCCTTTGCCGCTTCCTCGCAGCGCGGCACCATGGCGCCCCAGCTGACGATAGTGATTTGATCGCCCTCGCGCGTTTTCTTCGCCTTGCCAAAAGGCAGCACATAGCCGTCGCCGGGATAGGGCCGCCGCGCCCAGCTTTCATCGAGCATCGCGCGATGTTCGAAGAAGATGGTGGGGTCGTTGGACCTGAGCGCCATACGCAACAGGCCCACCGCATCCTCGGCGTTCGACGGCACCGCGACCTTCCAGCCCGGATTGTGCACGAACTGCACCTCGTTGGTCTGGCTGTGCCACGGGTCACCGCATTTGAAGAAACCGCCCGGGATGCGCAGCACCATGGGCGCGGCAAAGCGGTTGTGGGTGCGCCAGCGAATGGTGCCGCAATCGTTGATCTGCTCGGTCGCGGGCTCGGCATATTTGCGGAACTGGATCTCGGGCACGGGCAGCAGCCCCGCCATCGCCATCCCGATCGCGCGTCCGACGATGCCTTCCTCGTTCAGCGACGTATCGAAGACGCGCTCCTTGCCGAACTTGTCCTGCAGCCCGAGCGTCACCGCATGGACACCGCCCTTGGGGCCGACATCCTCGCCGAAGACGCTCATCTTCGGGTTCTGTTCGAGTTCGAGGTCGAGCACCCGCCGAATAGCGGTCACCATGTTGATGCGCTGCCCCTCGGGGCGCGGATCCTCATGCGTGTCATCGAGGCTCAGCCCCGCCTGCCCGCCGACCTTGGCATGTTCGCCTTCATAGAAGACGCCCTTGGTCACGAGCGAAGGATCGGACACAGCGCGCGCTTCGGCTTCCTGCCGTGCGGCATCCACTTCTTGCGCGACCGAAGCCTCGATCATGTCCCAGTCGAGATTGTTGGCGAGCTTCTTCAGCTTGGGCAGCGGGTCGCGCGCCCATTCGGCGGCCTTTTCCTCTTCCGACTTGTAGGCCTGCGTGTCCTGTGCGCTATGCCCCTCGAGCCGCGGTACGGTGAGGCGGCACAGCACCGGTCCCTTGCGGTTCCGAACATGCGACACTGCCTCGCCGATCTGCTTGGCCGCGGCTTCCGGATCGGTCCCGTCACCGTCGAAGATGGTGAGGTTCTTGAAGCTGGCGAGGTTGGCCGCGATGTTGCGCCCCGGCGTCTGGTAATCGCTCGTCACCGAGATGCCGTAGCCATTGTCCTCGATGAAGAAGAGAAGCGGCAAATTCTGCGTCGTCGCAATCGTCAGCGCCGACCAGAAGCCGCCGGTCGCGCAGCTCGCATCACCGCCGAGCACGACCGCGATCGCGCCATCGTCCTTCTCGCCCAGCACGCGGGCCTTGTAGGTGATCGCCTGCGCCCAGCCGGCCGCGGGCGTATATTGCGCCCCCACCCCGCCGCACATCGGCAGCGCGTGGGCCCCGCCCGGATTGGGATAGTTGAACACGACGCCGATATCGCGCCCGTCCGAATAGCCGCCCTCGCGACCCATGTTGGAGCCCAGCGCATCGGCCAATGCGACCCCCAGCGCCAGCAGCATCGGCCGCGAGCGATAATAGCCGCAGGCCGCATCGCCATCGCGCAAATGCAGGCCGAGCATGACCTGCGCCATGTCATGACCACGTGCGGAGAATTGGTAGAGCACCTTCCTCGCCGGAACGAGCTCTTCTTCCTCCAGCCGATCCATCTCGCGGCTCGTCAGGACGAGGCGCGCGACATCCTCCCACGCAAAGGCGGGTTCGTCGGTCTTCGTCTCGGGGTCGGCGAGGCTAGCCATCGATCACCGCCTTCACGCTGTTACAGAAATAGGCGACCTGGTCATCGCCCATGCCGCAGATGTTGAAGCGGCCCGAGCCGGCGACATAGATGGCGAATTCCTCGCGCAGCCGGACGACCTGTGCGGGGCTGACGGGCAGCATCGAGAACATGCCCTTCTGGCGCCCGATATATTCGAGCCGCGGGTCGCAGGCGGCGATCTTTTCGCGAAGGCTGTTGATGCGATCGCGCATGCTGTCGAGCTCGGCGCGCCATTCCTCGCGCAGGGCCTCGTCCTCGAGCACCATGCGCACCACGGCGGCACCATGATCGGGCGGCATCGACCAGAGTTCGCGCGCCAGCTGCATGATCCAGTCGAGCGCCAGCTTGGTGGCGTCGGCATCGCGGCCCTTCACGAACAGCGTGCCGACACGGTCGCGATACATGCCGAAATTCTTGTCGCAGCTTTGCGCGACGATCGCCTCGTCGACCGCTTCCACCACACTGCGCGCGCCCGCTGCATCCTCCTCGAGCCCGTCGCCCAGCCCTTGATAGGCAATATCGACGAAGGGGATGAGCCCGCGCGCCGCGACGATGCTGCGCACCTTGGCCCACTGCCCCGCATCCAAGTCCGCGCCCGTCGGATTGTGGCAGCAGCCATGGAGCAGCACGACATCGCCCTCTTCGGCGCGTTCCAGCGCGGCAACCATCTCGTCGAACTGGATGCTGGTCGATGCCTTGTCGTAATAGGGATAGGTCTCGATGGTTAGCCCAGCGCCCTTGATGAGCGGCTCGTGATTGGGCCAGGTCGGGGTCCCCACCCACACCTTGGCCCCAGGCCGCGCCGCCTTCACCAGCGCGAAACCGAGCGCCAGCGCGCCGCATCCGCCCGGCGTCTGCAGGCCGACCAGCCGGTCGTCGCCCCAGGCCTTGCCGAAAAGGAGCTTGCCGATCTCCTCGGCATAGCCCGCATCGCCGCGCATCCCGAGATAGGATTTGCTGTCCTGGGCATCGTGCAAGCGCTGCTCGGCCTTGCGGACCGCGCTCATCACGGGGGTCTTGCCGTCCGAGGTCTTGTAGACCCCGACACCCGCATCGATCTTTTGCGGGCGATCATCGGCGCGCGCCATCACCATCAGCTGGAGAAGCGCATCGGGCTGGATGGGCGAAAGCCCAGAAAACAATCCTGACATGGCGCCGGTCCTAGCGCCCAATCGGCCTTTCCGTAAAGGCGTCAGGCGTCATAATCGACGCGCACATCGTCGCCCACCGGCACCGACTGGCAGGTCAGCACGTAACCTGCCTCGATTTCCTCGTCGGTGAGGCCATAGCGAGCGCCCTGCTCGACCTTGCCCTTGGTGACCTTCGCCCGGCAGGTCGCGCACACGCCCGCCTTGCAGGCATAAGGCGCGGGCAGCCCCGCCTCGCGCGCGGAATCGAGGATATTCTCGCCGTTGAACTCGACCTTGCGATTGCGCCCGTCGAGATTGACCCAGAAGGTGTGGCCCGCCGCCTCGGCCTTGGCGGCCATGACCTTCTCGGCGTCCGCCGCCGAAGGAGTTGAGGCGGTGAAGCGCTCTATATGCACCCGCTCCTTATCGACGCCATGATCGAGGAGCGAGGCTTCGGCGGCATCCATCATCGGCCCCGGGCCGCAGATGAAGAAGGCATCGACGGCCTTGGGATCGTCGAGCAGATCCTCGATCACCGCATCGCAGGTCGCGCGATCGAGCATGCCGTTGAACAGGTCGACATCGCCTTCCTCGTCGGAGAGGAAATGGAAGGGCTGGAAGCGCGACAGGTAACGGTCCTTGAGGTCCGAAATCCCGTCGAGAAAGATGACGCTGGCGCTGTCGCGATTGCCATAGAACAGCGTGAAGCGCGCCTTCGGTTCGACCGACAAGGCGGTACGAATGAGGCTCATCACCGGGGTGATGCCCGACCCGCCCGCGAAACCGACATAATGGCGCGGCGGCGCGTCGGCGTCGAAGGGATAGGTGAACGACCCGTGCGGCGGCATCACCTCCATCGTATCGCCGGCCTTCAGATGATCGCCGACCCAGTTGGAAAAACGCCCACCCGCGATCCGCTTCACCGTCACCTTGAGCTGATTCTCGTGCGGCGCGACGCAGAGCGAATAATTGCGCCGCACTTCCTCGCCGTCGATCTGCGCTTTCAGCGTCAGATGCTGTCCCGCCTTGAAGGCGAACAGCGGCTTGTGTTCGTCGGGCACGTCAAAACGAACGCTGTTCGCATCCTCGGTCTCGCGCACGATTTCCGCGACGCGAAGCGCGATGAAATGATCTGAACTCATGCTGTTACCACTTGGCGTCGGGATAGGTGCGCGGGAGATATTGCATCACCGCAAGCAAATGCCCGAGATGCTCCGAATGATGACCGCGCCGGCCGCCAAGGATGGGGCGCTGCTCGTCCGGCGCCGCCAGCGTCGCTTCCTCTAGCGTCACTGCAATCGCCGCGCGATACTCCTCCTCGAAGCTGCGCGGGTCGACCGCGATGCCGCGCTCCACGAGGCCTTCCAGCTCCTCGGTCACCTCGAACAGTTCGGGGATGAAGCGCCAGCACCAGTCGAGCCCCTCGGCCATCCGGCGTTTGCTCTCCTCGGTCCCATCGCCCAGCCGCACGATCCAGTCGGCCGACAATTCGCGGTGATAGGCGACTTCCTTGACGCTCTTGGCGGCGATGCCCGCGATCGCTTCATCGCTCGACCCGGCCAGCCGCTCGAGCAGCATATGCTGCCAGGTGGAGAAGAGAAACTGCCGCGCCATCGTCTGCGCGAAATCGCCATTGGGCTGCTCGACCAGCAAGCAGTTGCGAAAATCGAGCACGTCGCGGTGGAATGCCAGCGCATCGGCATCCTTCGCTTCGCCATGCTCCGCCGCCAGCCCGAGCCAGTTGGTCGCCTGCCCGATCAGGTCGAGCCCCACGTTGGCAAGGCTCAAGTCCACCTCGAGCGCAGGCGCATGGCCGCACCATTCGCTGAGGCGCTGGCCGAGGATCAGCGCATCGTCGCCAAGCGCCGTCACATAAGCGGTAGTGGCCTCGTCATGCGCGCCGGCGGTCGGCGCGTCGAACTGGCCCTCGGGCGCGCCCGCATCCTTGGCGGCGGCCTTGGCTTCATCCTTTTCGGAGATGGTCGGCAGGCTCGGCATTAGATGTGCTTCACCTCTTCGGGAATTTCATAGAAGGTCGGGTGCCGATAGATCTTGTCCTCGGCGGGCGCGAAGGTCGGCCCCGACTGGTCGGGATCGCTGGCGACGATGTCCGAGGATTTCACCACCCACAGCGACACGCCCTCCATCCGCCGCGTATAGGTATCGCGCGCATGGTTCAGCGCCATCTCCTTGTCGGGCGCATGGACGCTGCCGACATGACGGTGGCTGAGCCCCCCCTTGGCACGGACGAACACTTCCCAAAGCGGCCAATCGGACATGATCTCTCCCTGTATCGTCATTGCGAGCGTAGCGAAGCAATCCAGTCACGCCGCTGTGGATTGCCGCGTCGCTACGCTCCTCGCAATGACGATGTCAAACGATCAGGCGACCTTCTTCGCCGCCTTCTTCGCCTCATGCGCATCGGCGGCCTCGCGCACCCAGGCGCCATTCTCCCACGCCTCACGGCGCGCCTTCATGCGCTCCTTGGCGACCGGCCCCTCGCCGCGCACGACGGCATAGAATTCTTCCCAGTCGATGTCGCCGAAATCGTAGCCGCCCTTGTCTTCGTTCCACGCGAGATCGGGATCGGGAACGGTCAGACCCGCATATTCAGCCTGCGGCACGGTGATATCGACGAACTTCTGCCGGAGCTCGTCATTGGTCTCGCGCTTGATGCGCCAGCGCATCGAGCGCTCGGTGTTGGGCGACTGATCGTCAGGCGGGCCGAACATCATCAGGCTCGGCCACCACCAGCGGTTGATCGCATCCTGCGCCATCCGCTTCTGCTCCTCGGTGCCGTTCGACAGCGCCAGCATCGCTTCATAACCCTGCCGCTGATGGAAACTTTCCTCCTTGCACACACGCACCATGGCGCGGGCATAGGGACCATAGCTCGCCCGCTGGAGCGGCACCTGGTTCATGATCGCCGCGCCATCGACCAGCCAGCCGATCGCCGCGATGTCCGCCCAGGTGAGCGTGGGATAATTGAAGATGGTGCTATATTTCGCCTTGCCCGAATGCAGCGCCTCGACCATTTCCTCGCGGCTCGTGCCCAGCGTCTCGGCAGCGCAATAGAGGTAGAGGCCGTGCCCGCCCTCGTCCTGCACCTTGGCGAGCAGGATGGCCTTGCGGCGAAGGCTCGGCGCGCGGGTGATCCAATTGCCCTCGGGCAGCATCCCGACGATTTCCGAATGCGCATGCTGCGAAATCTGGCGGACCAAGGTCTTCCTGTACGCCTCGGGCATCCAATCCTTGGGCTCGATGAACTCGTCGGCCGCCACGCGCGCCTCGAAGGCGTCGATCAGCTCCTGCGGCTCGGCCTCGCCGATCGCGGTGACATTCTTCTTCTGCTTGTCGAGTTCGGTCGTATACATACCCCTGAGTTAGGCCGTTTGCCGGGCTTTTTCAATCTGGGCATATGGCCGTGCGTGGCGTGAGGGGGATGAGCTGCATGAACGAGGCATTTGACGGGCCGCTGCTGCAATGGGGCAATGGCGCGATCCTGTGCGAGGGCCATGTCCGCGTCTCGGGCGACGGCCCCGAACTGGCTGCGCTCGGCACGCTGCCTACCGGACCCGTCTGGATCAGCGACTATTCGCACGATGCCACGCGGATGCACCTCGCCATCGCCAGCCACGAAGGGCCCGACGCCTACGGCTTCGTCCACCAGCTGAAGCGCCTCTTTTCCTTGAGCCTCCCACGCCAGCTCGGCGGCCTGCGTGACCTGCCATTGCTCATTGGCAGCCCTTCCAAGCGCCTTGAATATGATGTCGCCAAGGGCCGCGAGGACGAGCTTCATCTGATGACCAGCGTCGACATGCCCGCGCATCTCGGCGCTTGGGGCGACCGCTTCCGCTGCAAGCTCGCCGGCGCGCCCGGCGGGACGAGACTCCTACTCGATGCAACCCTCCACCCGCGCAAGGGCGGCCCCCAGCCGCTCCCCGAGGAAATCCGCGTCGAGGTCGATATCCTCATCCCCCCGCCCTACGGCCAGCACCAGA
The nucleotide sequence above comes from Sphingomicrobium arenosum. Encoded proteins:
- a CDS encoding sigma-70 family RNA polymerase sigma factor, which translates into the protein MSRLGDHDLRTLMRAAQAGDRAAYRSALAALADWLRGYFAHRIAPGQVDDLVQEVLIAVHAKRATYDPDLPIYPWVAAIARYRWIDALRKMARTPETALDIEPPVDSEEEPVLARLSLDQLLGQLPTAQGQAITLTKVEGRSVAETATITGQSESAVKVNVHRGLKKLAALVESQPL
- a CDS encoding TonB-dependent receptor, whose protein sequence is MAVALPGVASAQSTGSVDFDDDAIVITGTAETDVGGVEIPDTPKAKQVLDEEIIRRQRPGQSVNDIVNLVPGVSFQNNDPWGSSGGGFTIRGFTSDRISQTLDGIPLNDSGNYALYTNQQVDSEVLEEVNVNLGVTDVDSPTASAVGGTINIRTRRPAKDMGFTGTVSYGNVIADGSNMERHYNRVFGMVDTGDITGNGLTAFVSGSYTYYRVPWNDYGKVRKQQYNARLFQELGNGDFISLTGHYNQNRNNFGGSVRFSALQNALEAGNKEFRFTADDVDGDCTIAPPTPGVADFYSDSSSSGDCGSEFSRRYNPSNTGNIRGSALFNLTDKLVLTLDPSFQYVKANGGGPEGLIEAPCYVRDDGRFPFCSTSDNGNQAITGVIGGRYYLGRDLNGDGDILDTVAGNDPSQTRTYRYALISGLAYDINDDHRIRFAYTFDFSDHRQTGQVALMDQFGEPLDVFPVNIALETVDGFELNKRNRQSYAILNQFSTEYRGRYLNDDLTLVAGLRLPFFTRELDNRCYSTTGDAGDAFVDCVGYDAGQDVSDFIDARPYEIDPVTGEVSGIAPPQERTLEYNELLPNVGFTYAFGDASVFGNYARGLSVPSTDTLYAALYYPEGDVRAEPAPETTDSFDGGLRFQNRNVQAQIAGYYTKYNNRLAVSYDPELDESITRNLGPVNKYGFDASVAYSVTPDTLLYVFGGVNESEITENVLEGRTCDADDVTDPIYFCDGGDGGVRYFATEGKREAGAPLWMIGGRVQQRFGAVELGAQAKYTGKRFANDVNTIEVDPYAVVDLDARIDLGYLGDTLGDAALQLNVTNLFDEGYLGYVSPSFDSDPFFIQIGAPRAFSASLLFGF
- a CDS encoding dihydrolipoamide acetyltransferase family protein, with product MIDVLVPEEQEGTKAVVRGWLKAIGERVEENDPLVELETDKVTQEVPAPTSGVLVEILLDSDAEAEPGALLARIDPAGEASETAVQPKVEVTPKAEAPAPKATAKAEVLRETRLSPAVKRAVLQHDIDPAHITGTGRDGRVTLEDVDKAVASATVSHVGAPKTAQPRVVEHFDSADIPHDRMRRTIAENMVRAVTDAPHVTALFEADFSAIAAHKAAMKARGVKLSYTAYIVKAAAEAMAVAPAINGRWEEDRIAISDSIDIGVGTALGDKGLVVPVVRDCGPASLEEIGRQLGDLTSRARDGKLDRKDVSGGSFTISNHGVSGSLLASPIILHQGQAAILGIGKLEKRVVVRELDGQDVMVIRPMAYVTLTIDHRVVDGHQTNAWLSRFVEILEGWPTA
- a CDS encoding DoxX family protein produces the protein MPLFDRFRRLAERPLVSDLVLLAARLGLAAIFWQSGRTKVEEGSLFTISDTTYFLFANDYAGVPFLPPAIAALLATAAEHLFPILLALGLTTRLAAAGLLGMTLVIQLFVYPQAFFVPHLGWIALSLVLLTQGPGRLSTDFLLGRRA
- a CDS encoding NrsF family protein; translation: MNTDYLIDQLSADAAPVRPLSLPLVRLALVATALGTILLTLAFWGPRPQLLTGTADAVTLLLAALLGLLAIAAGLAATRLARPAVGGVPGGGLWLFGAILLFPAIALVQQLLGHDEGAQSFLGIYCLASGLGMSLFTAAFLTLHLRRGAPVLPERAGLLAGIASGAVGALAITLECGGSTFAHLALWHVAIVAAWALVGRTLLARLIRW